The nucleotide window TGGTGTGTGAAGCTCTGGTTGCGGTGGcaactcctcctctcggACAATCGAATCCTTCAACCCAACGGTCTTCTTTTGGCGTATAGGTGTGACAATCAAGGGGGACTCGGGCGGAGGCGACAGCTCACTGGATGCGTCATCGTTAAGGATCTCCGGCGTGGGCACTTTCGAGGGCGTGCTGACGGGCTCGGTTTGAGACGGATAATAATTGGTAGGTGTCGCATTGACAGGTATCTCGGCAAGAACCCGATCTCTCCAGTCCTGCACCTTAATAAGGCTTTCATCGTCGGCATCTTGCGTTGGCGCATCGTCAAGCTGTACAATGTTGCTTCGGGCGCTCGACAATTCAGAGGACTCGTAAGGGACAGGCGGCGGTTGAGGTTTAGTCGCAGGTTTCTTTGCAGTGGTTGGGCGCTTCCTCTTTGAAGATTTGCGCACGACTGATTTTGAGCGCCAGGGGTTGATCCATCCAGAAGCCTTCGTGAAGGGGCCAGAAAGTGAGGCTGAGATCATGTGAAGGCGCTTCCCTTGGAGATAGCGGCGTCCTTGTGCCTCTATTCGTTGTCGCCGGTCGGCCGGGCTTTCGtactcgtcgtcgtcggagcCAATGTACAAGACATCTTCGGGCTCATGGGTGGCTTCGCAATAGATGTCCTGATCGCCAAAGTGGTCGGGCTGGAGAAACCTACACTCCTGGTTGCCCTGTACCCAACCATTGGTCATTTTGGGTGGCGCCGGGTAATGATGATCTTGCGATGCAACATGGGTGAGGTTTAGGTTGAGATTATACGTGCCGATGTCGCtgtgggggggtggatgtggtcGGGGTGCAATTCGTGGCGGGTTAGGGTGTTGGGAATTGaagctgttgttgacaaTGGCGTTGTTGCCAGGGCCCCAAAATAGGCCCCCAAAATCGGGGGAGTGGGGGACGTGCGTTACAAACGCGTCTGCATTAATTAGACCCGGTCGCGAAGTCACATGATTATAACCTTCCCTTAACTGGTTGGCTGTCATTGGCCAGAAGCTCTCCACTCCAGACGACCTTGCATGAGCCGGCAAAGACAAAGGCATCCGTCAATGGGCTACCAAGACATCTTGTCTATTTGCGATACCTGGTAAGCAATCCAATCATTGAATTATTTGTTGAACCATAGATTCTCAACATATCACAAAGCCGTCGGCCGCTCCCTCATTCATGTGGGCTTAGACAACTGGGTGTCAATTCTTATCGATGCCTCGATTCAGTCCTTGTTCCCTGCATCCCATTGGTCTTGCTGGTCTTGCCATGCTTAATCAACAGTCCCAAACTTCACGACCGTAAAAGCTGGCTACAGTGTTGCTACTGCTCTGCTGGTGCTTCCTTGATATAGCTTAGAGCTCTGAGTTGAAAGCGTGTCTGTCATCATTTTGGATCCGATTCTTTCTAGCGTCCTTTACAGGATATTGAATTGTCAAATTCATATACGCAGGCTTTGCCCGTGTCTTTCTCCTGTCCTGTATGATAGAAAGTCTTGGTGGAATACCAGATCTTGTAGAGGTGTCCCAGTTACCATTCCGTTGATGCATGCACATCCTGGCAGTGGGCATGTTTCGTTCTGACAACTAAGCCCAGTTCGAGGCAACGTGGAATGCCCATTGATGGGATATACCACGACAAAGCATGCGTTGCACTTGGCTTTGCGTAAAGATGTACAGACAACAGGCTATCTGTCATACAGGCTCTTTATGGTTCACCTTTATTATCTATCAACTCCAATTCCAAAAGCAAGAGTGGGCGATAGTGTTGGTTTATCCTAGCCCGACTTACGATAGGCTTTTGCTTGGAAGTGGACATAGAGTTGTCTCATTCCTGCGATCTAAAGGTACCTTGCGTATCTTGCCCGATGGCTTTCAAAGTTTAGGCTGATCATAAGATAGAACGGCTCAAAGGCCTCGCCGATAAGGGCCAGAAATTCACTTGACTTGCCGTTTCCGAGACGGTGGTTGGTCAGAACCGTGCTGATACCGTGcttgagggggtgaagaCACTGTCCACGGTGTTATGATCTGTGCCCACAATATCCTGCCCCAGACTTGGCTCCTCTGACAGATTTTCACCCTAAAATTATCTACACTTGATCTTGGACTCTTCCCTTGGCTCTCATCTTACTACCATCATCGTTAGGTCGTTGGATTCCTGCTTGGCTTCTGAAGTTAGGGATACAACATACATTCTAcaccacaacaaacaaatcGGCTGTTTGCTGACCTTAAATCGCTTTACACTGCAACATCAAAGCAGAACCTGCACACACAGACATCGATAGAGAGCCACGCAAGAGAAATATCTGGAGACAGACTCCTGGAACCAGACACCAAAGACGTACACCGAGGGACATACCCCTGGACAGACACCAGGACCTTGACGCCTAGCCCCCTATCAGCTTATCATCGACGACCAAGCAATATCAACAGCCGACTAATCAGCATCAATAGCCAGTATCAGGACCGCACTACCGCGCTGAGAAGTCCCATCTGAGGGTGAGCTCAACCAAGCCCTCATCACACAAAGGGCTTGCAATCGTTCAATTTGGGGAGCGAAACCTCAGGTCGCCACTGTGGGTGAAAGACCAAGTGCTAACCCTCGCCCAGTTCTCGCACACAAACCCAAAGTAAGCCGGGTTAGCAGCTGCTGTTCTGCCACCCATCCCCGTCTGCAGACACCCTATATTTAGGCTGAGCTTTGCGACTTTGGAATCTTGCGGAATTTTCTCCTACACTACTTGGGGCCCTGCGAACTTTCCTGTTCCCtctgccttttttttttttttcacccACCACAATTCTCGAAATATCGATGCGCTCCCACCACAGACTGCTTTTCCGCCTCCAGAGAAAGACCAAAGCCATGGATATGGCTTATATGAACTCCGACTCCGAGTCGGAAGCCGGCGGTCACCCCGGCTTCAGCCACTcccacggcggcggtgcGCCGCtctaccccccctccccctccccccaacccaccaagCCCTCGCCCATCGGCTCAgagatggccaagaagaaggcagcggagaagaagctcgccgAAAAGGTTGAGCATGCCGAGAAGAACggcaacccaacccccgccaCCAAGGTGTTAACGACACCTTCGTCGACCTTGGCCGGGGGTTCCTCCAGTCGTGAATCCTTGGTCTACAATGGCAGACCCAAGAAGAGCGTCGCCACCACTGATGCTCCCATCGTCGATCAGTTCGATCGACTTTCTTTGGCTCCGCCCCAACAGGTCGTCAAGACCACGAGCCAGATCTTCCGCggggctgctgccaaggtGTCGAAGAATttcgaggatgacgagatcCATCATGATCACAAGGTTTGTTTATTTGCTCCCCCTTCAGTTCTGTGGCTTGGCACTAACCTCCTGCTAGGAAATGCGAAAGCAGTGTCGTTTGGTCTTGCGCCGCATATGGGGACTTCGTGAAGGCCTGCACATGTTGCAAGATACTGCGGGTATCTCTGACGAGTTTTTGAAGCAATTAGACTACGACATCCAGGGCCTCATCAACTCCGTTTCTCAGATGATGGATGAGGGTGACAAGGTCGGCTTGGAGCTTCTTCGACTTATTGCCCTTGCTGAGTCGTGTGGAGATGAAGGCCGCAAGACTCAAGAGGACCTTCAGCGGTTCAAGAAAGAGCACGAGAGCATCGTCGAGGAGTACAAGTTCGCCAAGGAAGAGCTAAAGCAAGTCTTGACCGACAACAGGTTGGAAGTCCAGATGGCCCAGCAGAGggtcaaggagctggaggaggagcgcctTACTCTTGACCAGGTTGTTGCGACCTACAAGAGTAAGAATGCCAGAGACTCGGAGATGATCCAGTTTCTCCGCGAGAAGCTCGAAAAGCTAGACATGGAGAACGGTTACCTGCGTGAGCAGGTTGAAGGCAAACGCAATCTCTGGATGCAGGTTCACACCGACGAAAAGGAGCGCGATGCTGCCCgaaacatcatcaagcagTCGTCGATGCTTGGAATGGGCCAGTCTCGCCCATTGTCACACCATGTCTCCCAAGTGAGCCTCCGTCCGGGCCCCCGGCATGGTCCGCATCATGATCAAGGCCTCCGATCTTTCCAGTCCTACAGCCAACTGCCGTCTGGCTTGTCTCCCAAGGACTCGCAGCTGATTCGGACTCCGCATGGCGGGACCTCCACGATATCTAACGGACCCCAGTCTTTGCAGAACTCTCATCTCAAGCAGATTACATCTGGCAGCACAGCTTCTGCAAACAGAATCCTGAACAATAAGGCCACTACTGCCGATAACTGGCGTCGCTCCACTCCGCGGGCTTCAGTCATCAGGGCCGATTTATCTGGCAGTCCGTCTGAACGCAATCCTGCTTCACCGTATGCTACCTTCTCGGACCTGGAGAGTCCTGCCGCGTTCAAGCAGACTGATGAAACGACATGGGCCAGAGAATTTGAGGATTTCTATAGCCTGATGCTTGGATTCTGCAACTCGCACTTCAAGCGTCTTCAGGTCAATCCCCAGATTGTTCACGCCAGCATCCAGACGAAGATACCGAGCTTGTACAACTACATGTGCACGGTCATCAACCCCGGGAGGCCAGAGGAAGGCCAAGGCTATGCCTTGTCTCTCTTGTGCGAGACCACTACGCGCCCCTACTACCTACTTCGCCTCATGCTGCAGCACATTGTCAACCTGATCTTCACCACCGACGGCTGGACTGGATTCAGCAAGGCtgttgatgaagagatggagagcCTTGGTCAAGTCTTGGAGTGCAGCAAGAAGCTCTCAGAGCGCGATGCGGCCAGCAAACGTTTGGCCGAGCTTGTCGCCGAAATTGAGGCAAACAAGCAAGGACCAAACTTCAAGAATCGCAAAGTCATCGAGCACAACCAGATTCTGAGGAAGATGATCGCGCCTTTCATCAAGCTGGCCAAGGCCAACCAAGAGGCCATCTTGCACGACTTATTTACCGTCACGCAGGCCGCCTGGGAGTTGTCGTCTAAGCTGCTCAAGGCGAAGCGCACGTTCCACTACGTCTTCAACGACACGGGTGCCAAATATTCAGACGACGTCCATATGGCGGTTGAGACTCTTCTGAAGCCGGGGGATATGGCTCTCCGAAACTACAGGGTCAAGCTCTCGATCACGCCCATCGTCACGATGCGCAGCGATGAGAATCTTACCATCCGGGCCTCGCAGATTGTGAAGGCCAAAGTTTTGGTCATGCCCTAGGTTGATCTCATCACTATTGTTTCCACCATGTGTATCTATCACTTTTGGTTCCAGCAGTTCATGCGCCATTTCGTTCAATCTTTGCACTGGCAGCGCTTGATCACAGACCATCAACCTCTGATTTCCCTTTTATTTTCGGCATCCCTTCAGCATCTCAGGTGGCTTTTTTTCGAGAGCCCAAGGTCTGCCTTGCTCCCCTTGGGCAATACCCTTTGGTATTGTCCTTTGCATTGGCAAACTCCAAAACGCCCTGTCCGTTTGGACGaggcaccaaaaaaaactcaccgcCCAACAAGTGTGGAAAAAGATGCTTTTCCGCCGACAACATACTCGCAACATTTTTATCCACAagttttcctttttctcaGCATGCATACCAGCAAGTTCTTGTTCAAGAAGAGGGTTCGAGGCTCAGCCACAGCATTCCTCACTCAACAACCAGAACCTGCAACTCCTGTGCAACATTTTTTCCCTTGCACCTTGCAAATTCGCAAGAGAAGGCGATTTCACTGGCGACCAATTTCGATTCCACAAGATGGAGAGAAAGGATCACTACACATTATTCATCCACACATACATCGATCCACTTaagggagggtgaagggagggagttggggttggtttcCTGGCTTTCTTTTCGGGTgattggatggatgggacAGATGGATAAatgggggagatggataGAGATGGATAGATGAGTTGGTCTGCGCTTTTATGGGCAGGCGGTAGAGGCTTTTCATAGCAGTGTTTAGTATGTACTTGGTAGTATCTTGTGGTTCCTTGTGATGGGTGAGTGTGATGTCCGCCTTCTTTGTTATGAGTTGTCGAGTGAGTCAGATGAGGCGAGCTTGTCATCAGGTTCAAGATAGGTATCAGGCAGTTGATGTTGTGGTATTGAGGTGTTGCAAGTTCAACGCAGAGGCGGCTTATTCTGCCTGAGTGTCAGTATCGGGACCATTGAACCTGGTGTATGTCGATGGCAAAGTGATAAAATGCGCCCCCAATTGGAATTGGGCGCATCGCCTTCCATTAGCCACCGATATGGACAAGACATGATAATAACCTACCTAAGAGCCTCAGGACTAGTGGCTAACCCGGCACACCGGAACCATCAATGACATGCATAGGTGCCATCCCTTAAGTTCAGCATGAAATACATTTGCCGCATAAGGCCGAATTGACTGCGCCGCAGTTGTGGTCACGCTTGTGAAGTTGTTAAGGTTTTGGTGCAGGTCACAACCCAAATCTTAACACTTATATACAGCCCCTGCCGGCCCCACAAATTGAGGCTGGGGTCTGCTGCGCCTGTCTACCCCTTGGGGTACAGCCTCGGGCCAATGGTAATGTTCAAAGCATCAATAGGCAAGGCATCCAACGAGGGGAAATTCCAAATGCTCACACCTGAACCCACTTGTGATCCAGATGCGGGGTTTACTTATAGTTGGTTAGAACTCCATGTATCTATCACAAGATGGGTTATCTGGCAATTTCATCCGAAGTCTTCACAAAGACCCTGAAACTAACAGCTGACCGCAACTGCCTGCAGAGCAACAGACAGATAAACACCACCTGCTTTCATCATTGAGCAGAAAACACCCCACTTGCCAGTCTTCTGCCAGCAATATCCTTTTCAGGTTCAAACTTTGGAGTAGAAATGGCCTCTTTACAACCAGAACCCCGCGGCCGCTCTCGAGcatcctcagcagcctcttCTATCAGGTCCAACACCAGTGACACCAAAAGAAGCTTCTTCGGCTCTCTCAAAGACATAGTCAAGAGATCCTCCcgctcaccctcaccaaacccaaacaagaTGTgcaaccccttcttcaccagcgcGGCGACAGTGACGGCGAACGACATGGCAGCCGGAGCCCCGTTGTCAgaagcaccacccccctacACGGCCCAgcccccccagcccaacccatcaatctccatcaacaaacccaccaccaacccccaacaccggaccccctccccctccccctcggcaacgtccatcctctccaccccggAAGACCCTTatgccttcctctccatgtTCGACACCATTTTTCTGATTGACGACTCAGGCTCAATGTCCTCCCAAAACAGGTGGAAAGAGACCAAATCAGCCCTGCAAGCCATCGCACCTATTTGCACCGCCCACGACAGCGACGGGGTAGATGTCTacttcctcaactccaaaaaCCCCGCGCACCCCTCCACGGGGTTTATAGGGAGGAAAACAGCGCAGTCGATCAACCAGCTGTTTAGCGACGTGCACCCCACAGGATGGACACCCACCGGTTCAAGAATCAGGGACATTCTCGGTCCGTATGTCAAGAGATatgtggagatggtgaagaggggtGTGGACCCGGATAACACGGGGATTAAGCCGGTGAATGTGATTGTAATTACGGACGGGGCGGCGAGCGATGACCCGGAGGGGGTGATTGTCAACCTGGCGAGGAAGCTGGACGAAGTTGAGGCGCCGAGTCACCAGGTCGGGATACAGTTTTTTcaggttggggatgatggggaggcggggagggcgctgagggagttggatgatgggttgaggggggtgagggatatGGTTGATACTGTGAGCTTTGATCAGAGGGGCAGCTGGGcggatgggggggggagggtgttgagtgCCGAGGGGATTTTGAAGACGGTgctgggggcggtggtgaagaggttggatcggagggttgtgggggagaggcagggggggttgttggcgcCTAGGAGTTAGATGATGTTTCGActtttgggttggggttgaatTCAGTGGTTGTGTTTAACATGCgtgttttcttcttggggaaAGTCATCTTAGACagtgggttggggtttatggcgggttgtgtgtgtgtgtgtgggcgGCAGCGGTGATTTTATGGAATCATGAGGGTAACAAAAAGACCTGAGGAGGGGAAACTAGAAAGGGGCGGTTTCTATGATACCTGTTGACTGATATATTCTGCTTATTTTCTTGACATGTTTTCTTAGTAGCTCGCGGCGGCTGAGATTTAACAGCGGAGTACCTTATCTGATTATTACTGCATTTTGATCACGGTTCAAGTTCTCTTTTCTGTGTGTTGCAAATCGGGTGCCAGAAGTAGTGATTACATCTGTGCGGCTTGTGCTTGGTTGAGATggcttggggatgggagatatgctttttttcttagggaggggggaacgATGGGGGTGTAGGTTGGCCGATGTGTGGTGTttgaggtggatgggaaggttCCATGTGCCACCTGCCTACCCACCCGCTCGCTCTGTTGGGCTGGTTGTTTGCTGGGCTGGTTATGGTGAGTTGGTGTTATATGCTATATGGCCTTGCGGGATAGGCGTTTACGCCATCTGCTCGTGTTCTGCATAGCCAGTTGAGCACACTCAGACGACCAT belongs to Podospora bellae-mahoneyi strain CBS 112042 chromosome 6, whole genome shotgun sequence and includes:
- a CDS encoding hypothetical protein (EggNog:ENOG503P6G4); amino-acid sequence: MRSHHRLLFRLQRKTKAMDMAYMNSDSESEAGGHPGFSHSHGGGAPLYPPSPSPQPTKPSPIGSEMAKKKAAEKKLAEKVEHAEKNGNPTPATKVLTTPSSTLAGGSSSRESLVYNGRPKKSVATTDAPIVDQFDRLSLAPPQQVVKTTSQIFRGAAAKVSKNFEDDEIHHDHKEMRKQCRLVLRRIWGLREGLHMLQDTAGISDEFLKQLDYDIQGLINSVSQMMDEGDKVGLELLRLIALAESCGDEGRKTQEDLQRFKKEHESIVEEYKFAKEELKQVLTDNRLEVQMAQQRVKELEEERLTLDQVVATYKSKNARDSEMIQFLREKLEKLDMENGYLREQVEGKRNLWMQVHTDEKERDAARNIIKQSSMLGMGQSRPLSHHVSQVSLRPGPRHGPHHDQGLRSFQSYSQLPSGLSPKDSQLIRTPHGGTSTISNGPQSLQNSHLKQITSGSTASANRILNNKATTADNWRRSTPRASVIRADLSGSPSERNPASPYATFSDLESPAAFKQTDETTWAREFEDFYSLMLGFCNSHFKRLQVNPQIVHASIQTKIPSLYNYMCTVINPGRPEEGQGYALSLLCETTTRPYYLLRLMLQHIVNLIFTTDGWTGFSKAVDEEMESLGQVLECSKKLSERDAASKRLAELVAEIEANKQGPNFKNRKVIEHNQILRKMIAPFIKLAKANQEAILHDLFTVTQAAWELSSKLLKAKRTFHYVFNDTGAKYSDDVHMAVETLLKPGDMALRNYRVKLSITPIVTMRSDENLTIRASQIVKAKVLVMP
- a CDS encoding hypothetical protein (EggNog:ENOG503NXE2; COG:S), whose translation is MASLQPEPRGRSRASSAASSIRSNTSDTKRSFFGSLKDIVKRSSRSPSPNPNKMCNPFFTSAATVTANDMAAGAPLSEAPPPYTAQPPQPNPSISINKPTTNPQHRTPSPSPSATSILSTPEDPYAFLSMFDTIFLIDDSGSMSSQNRWKETKSALQAIAPICTAHDSDGVDVYFLNSKNPAHPSTGFIGRKTAQSINQLFSDVHPTGWTPTGSRIRDILGPYVKRYVEMVKRGVDPDNTGIKPVNVIVITDGAASDDPEGVIVNLARKLDEVEAPSHQVGIQFFQVGDDGEAGRALRELDDGLRGVRDMVDTVSFDQRGSWADGGGRVLSAEGILKTVLGAVVKRLDRRVVGERQGGLLAPRS